One part of the Polyangiaceae bacterium genome encodes these proteins:
- a CDS encoding S49 family peptidase, translating to MKTPAPIARQAFGSGQGQPLAIAPSALTMLFASGSGPEVERVGNAAVVPIVGPLSATPGFFLSYGEIVEMVQEAADSDAAQIVLRIDSPGGDVASLFSTCKTIIGIAQKAGKPLITYVDGMACSAGYALALCGQEIHITDTSCVGHVGVLNVMGSHYRADQNAGLDFAVITSGARKADGHPLVPLSEQATASMQTQVDDLASVFFEFAASRRPNIAADGWRALQANSFIGGRAVQQGLADSISDSFYAPTVSTMDELKEALKAMLDSEDEEQAKKAKKALAALEGEDDSEEEAPASEASEEEPAAEDAPAEDDEEDKESAPSASASVDVLKELVSLKREIKALKQVDERKALMAKRPDLTSDSKYRAYMEQLSLKDLRQAVALTPKNPAPNPAAAAQVVPTKGKDQVTTLGQAYKPAPGEPDVAALMGLRAETPEVHSKDGVTVYSRMTASQARAALAAKAK from the coding sequence ATGAAGACTCCTGCTCCTATCGCACGTCAGGCATTTGGGTCCGGCCAGGGACAACCCCTAGCCATCGCCCCTAGTGCACTCACGATGCTCTTCGCTTCAGGCTCAGGGCCTGAAGTGGAGCGTGTGGGGAACGCTGCTGTGGTGCCCATCGTGGGCCCGCTCAGTGCCACCCCGGGCTTCTTTCTTAGCTACGGGGAAATTGTGGAGATGGTCCAGGAGGCAGCGGACTCCGACGCCGCTCAGATCGTCCTGCGGATTGACTCTCCTGGTGGGGACGTCGCCTCGCTCTTCTCCACGTGCAAGACGATCATTGGGATCGCCCAGAAGGCTGGAAAGCCGCTCATCACCTACGTCGATGGGATGGCGTGCAGTGCTGGCTATGCCCTCGCTCTGTGCGGCCAGGAGATCCACATCACCGACACGAGCTGCGTGGGTCACGTCGGCGTGCTGAACGTGATGGGCTCCCACTACCGAGCCGACCAGAACGCTGGCCTCGACTTCGCCGTGATCACGAGCGGAGCACGCAAGGCTGATGGTCACCCCCTCGTTCCGTTGAGCGAGCAAGCAACTGCCTCGATGCAGACACAGGTCGATGACTTGGCGTCCGTGTTCTTCGAGTTCGCTGCTTCGAGGCGGCCAAACATCGCCGCTGATGGGTGGAGAGCACTCCAAGCCAACAGCTTCATTGGGGGTCGTGCTGTCCAGCAAGGGTTGGCCGACTCCATCTCAGATTCTTTTTATGCCCCAACGGTGAGTACGATGGACGAACTCAAAGAGGCCCTAAAGGCCATGCTGGATTCCGAGGACGAGGAGCAGGCCAAGAAGGCCAAGAAGGCTCTTGCTGCCCTCGAGGGTGAGGACGACTCCGAAGAGGAGGCACCCGCAAGTGAGGCCTCTGAAGAGGAGCCCGCTGCTGAGGATGCTCCGGCGGAGGACGATGAGGAAGACAAGGAGTCCGCTCCTTCGGCTTCGGCGTCAGTCGACGTGCTCAAGGAGCTGGTGTCCCTCAAGCGGGAGATCAAGGCCCTCAAGCAGGTCGACGAACGCAAGGCTTTGATGGCCAAGCGTCCCGACCTCACGAGCGACTCCAAGTACCGGGCGTACATGGAGCAGCTGTCGTTGAAGGACCTTCGACAGGCCGTTGCTCTCACCCCCAAGAACCCGGCTCCGAATCCGGCAGCCGCTGCCCAGGTCGTGCCCACCAAGGGCAAGGACCAGGTGACCACCTTGGGCCAGGCCTACAAGCCCGCTCCCGGTGAGCCCGACGTGGCGGCCCTCATGGGTCTCCGGGCGGAAACTCCCGAGGTCCACTCCAAGGACGGCGTGACCGTCTACTCCCGCATGACTGCATCTCAGGCCCGTGCCGCTCTAGCGGCCAAGGCCAAGTGA
- a CDS encoding Mu-like prophage major head subunit gpT family protein, whose amino-acid sequence MSVITPSFIHQVDHNIRILSEDSYLRLTQNMWWDQCAKVENSVSKVEQLVWMLTTARIERTGSIGEVPFEDLVELTHSVEMEPAAAGLRLGKDELTDADGHGLKRAAKWATDIGRYMAYFPQAMISEAILGGEASVKSFDGEFFFSETHPNNPFRSSAGTYSNLLDGGNALPINGNYNTAVDNFAAACAHVGSIMCADGKTPRNLKVKAVLVPPKLKTRADLITKGRFGPVGGVAATADLAPASFSDIEVFSAAELSLAAGGDDTSYYLITDAIVDSDTAPFLYVEREAFTITNHDEFTDAEIRRSQAFEYIVRGRNAVTAAFPYGMIKVKAS is encoded by the coding sequence ATGAGCGTAATTACCCCCTCCTTCATCCACCAAGTGGATCACAACATCCGGATCCTCTCGGAGGATTCGTACCTACGCCTCACCCAAAATATGTGGTGGGATCAGTGCGCCAAGGTCGAGAACAGCGTGTCCAAGGTGGAGCAGCTCGTCTGGATGCTGACCACCGCTCGCATCGAACGCACGGGCAGCATCGGTGAGGTTCCCTTCGAGGATCTGGTCGAGCTGACTCACTCCGTCGAGATGGAGCCAGCGGCTGCTGGTCTTCGCCTCGGCAAGGACGAGCTGACTGACGCTGACGGTCATGGCCTCAAGCGTGCGGCCAAGTGGGCAACGGACATCGGTCGCTACATGGCCTACTTTCCTCAGGCCATGATCTCCGAGGCGATCCTCGGAGGCGAGGCTTCGGTGAAGTCGTTCGATGGTGAGTTCTTCTTCTCTGAGACTCACCCAAACAACCCGTTCCGTTCAAGCGCTGGCACCTATTCCAACCTCTTGGATGGCGGCAACGCCCTGCCGATCAATGGGAACTACAACACCGCCGTCGACAACTTCGCAGCTGCGTGTGCCCACGTTGGCTCGATCATGTGTGCCGATGGCAAGACGCCGAGGAACCTCAAGGTCAAGGCCGTCCTGGTTCCGCCGAAGCTCAAGACTCGTGCGGACCTGATCACCAAGGGCCGCTTCGGTCCCGTTGGTGGTGTGGCTGCTACGGCTGACCTGGCTCCTGCCAGCTTCTCGGACATCGAGGTCTTCTCGGCTGCCGAGTTGAGCTTGGCCGCTGGTGGTGACGACACCTCGTACTACCTAATCACCGACGCCATCGTCGACTCCGACACGGCACCGTTCCTCTACGTCGAGCGTGAGGCCTTCACGATCACCAATCATGACGAGTTCACGGATGCAGAAATCCGTCGCTCTCAGGCTTTTGAGTACATCGTACGAGGCCGCAACGCTGTGACTGCCGCATTTCCCTACGGAATGATCAAGGTCAAGGCCAGCTGA
- a CDS encoding DEAD/DEAH box helicase family protein produces MARAAGPKTFVGSLEIALERVRQRRIEAETVSPEEIYRDDPVGFSRDVLGLEPTPKQCEILEACRDNPRVSVRSSHKAGKSTTAAILALWFYFTREDARVILLAPTNRQCNGILYREIKRLVRNAKIRIPGEVYDTVQSGIKHPALREIIGVAATHAEGLAGYSGRNLLFIIDEASGVKDELYETIQGNSAGGSTILLLSNPTKAEGFFFDSHRSKADLFVTFAMSAYDSANVVAGLEGGEAIPGLATKSWIELMLREYGPESPIFKVRVMGEFVESSTDRIIPIALLEAAQDLWHEMVAAGPIVIGCDPAGPGEFGDETGWAIRVGHKVTEVLGDRGLTADGHVTKLLQLIASTRAKHKGCSPEPATIVLDSEGSVGADVYSSLIVHSRLHPSDFKIIRVRSSEKARQFKIYGRVNDELWSNAHDHLAREEDPIALPVDSLLDQDLTTPSWEVDTWGKQRVTSKKTLRQIMGRSPDRGDALCLCLWSRPARSQAARQAHEGQGRRRRELPSPYGGLGY; encoded by the coding sequence ATGGCTAGGGCAGCGGGCCCCAAGACGTTTGTTGGCTCACTCGAGATCGCTCTTGAGCGAGTCCGACAACGGAGGATCGAAGCCGAGACGGTTAGCCCTGAGGAAATCTATAGGGACGACCCGGTTGGGTTCTCAAGGGACGTCCTCGGACTCGAGCCCACCCCCAAGCAGTGTGAGATCCTCGAGGCCTGTCGGGACAACCCAAGGGTCAGCGTTCGTAGCTCGCACAAGGCCGGCAAGAGCACGACGGCAGCCATCCTGGCTCTCTGGTTCTATTTCACCCGTGAGGATGCACGGGTCATCTTACTCGCCCCAACGAACCGGCAATGCAACGGCATTCTCTACCGAGAGATCAAGCGGCTCGTACGGAACGCCAAGATCAGGATCCCGGGTGAGGTCTACGACACCGTCCAGTCGGGCATCAAGCACCCGGCACTCCGGGAGATCATTGGTGTCGCTGCCACCCACGCTGAAGGGCTCGCCGGATATTCCGGCCGGAATCTCCTCTTCATCATCGACGAGGCCTCGGGCGTAAAGGACGAGCTGTACGAGACGATCCAAGGCAACTCTGCGGGTGGCTCGACCATCCTGCTGCTGAGCAACCCCACGAAGGCCGAGGGGTTCTTCTTCGACTCTCACAGGAGCAAGGCGGACCTCTTCGTGACGTTCGCCATGAGCGCCTACGACTCGGCCAACGTTGTTGCTGGTCTAGAGGGTGGTGAGGCGATCCCGGGTCTGGCGACCAAGAGTTGGATCGAGCTGATGCTCCGGGAGTACGGACCCGAGAGCCCAATTTTCAAAGTAAGGGTCATGGGGGAGTTCGTGGAGTCGAGCACCGATCGGATCATCCCGATCGCTCTTCTCGAGGCGGCCCAAGACCTCTGGCATGAAATGGTCGCAGCGGGTCCCATCGTCATTGGGTGTGACCCTGCTGGCCCTGGTGAATTTGGGGATGAGACGGGTTGGGCCATTCGAGTAGGCCATAAGGTCACTGAGGTTTTAGGGGATCGTGGACTCACAGCAGATGGCCACGTTACGAAGCTCCTTCAGCTGATCGCCTCGACTCGAGCCAAGCACAAGGGGTGCAGCCCCGAGCCAGCAACCATTGTGTTGGACTCCGAAGGCTCGGTCGGTGCGGACGTCTACTCGTCCCTCATCGTGCACTCACGACTGCACCCGAGCGATTTCAAAATCATCCGAGTTAGGTCCAGCGAGAAGGCCCGCCAGTTCAAGATCTACGGGAGGGTGAACGATGAGCTTTGGTCCAACGCTCATGACCACCTAGCTCGAGAAGAGGACCCCATCGCACTGCCGGTGGACAGCCTCTTGGACCAGGACCTCACGACACCTAGTTGGGAGGTCGACACGTGGGGCAAGCAGCGGGTCACGTCGAAGAAGACGCTCCGACAGATCATGGGGCGGAGCCCTGATCGTGGTGACGCCCTGTGCTTGTGCCTGTGGTCACGCCCCGCACGAAGCCAAGCAGCAAGGCAGGCCCACGAGGGACAAGGCCGACGTCGTCGTGAGCTGCCGAGTCCCTATGGTGGGCTCGGTTACTGA
- a CDS encoding CopG family transcriptional regulator — protein sequence MASVTIHLSEAEVEALDQEAKRTGVSRHALALEAFRRGFTTGSLDVPQRRAKDGSKAELNRIAHLERKAYEVENPEARHALVLELLNALEAHWRSATPKTEKRRWARLRDKYVEYLGIVETEPLYLEVALRLLLLTKPDLTAKQAKKTAHALWIKELERRTGESSEFGEASSA from the coding sequence ATGGCCAGCGTCACCATTCACCTCAGCGAGGCCGAAGTCGAAGCACTGGACCAAGAGGCCAAGCGTACCGGCGTCAGCCGTCACGCCTTGGCCTTGGAGGCCTTCCGCCGAGGTTTCACCACCGGCTCTCTGGATGTCCCTCAGCGTCGGGCTAAGGACGGGAGCAAGGCCGAGCTGAACCGCATCGCTCACCTCGAGAGGAAGGCCTACGAGGTCGAGAACCCTGAAGCTCGCCACGCCCTCGTCTTGGAGCTGCTGAACGCCCTGGAGGCCCATTGGCGTTCCGCCACCCCGAAGACTGAGAAGCGTCGGTGGGCCCGGCTCCGGGACAAGTACGTGGAGTACCTCGGCATTGTAGAGACGGAGCCGCTGTACCTCGAGGTTGCCCTCCGCCTTCTCCTCCTGACCAAGCCAGACCTCACGGCCAAGCAGGCCAAGAAGACGGCTCACGCCCTGTGGATCAAAGAGCTTGAGAGGCGAACCGGGGAGTCGTCAGAATTTGGAGAGGCCTCAAGTGCCTGA
- a CDS encoding site-specific integrase yields MAVVRRMIKGQKYWVIDRRFTSPTNEERYRRVAKVQNRSAAEAEERALIEVWQQYGTLKPEVPTKTPKKKVKGKTWDDAVKHYRDVILVTKKPSTQWSYNQVLESSHMAHWLGWPLDEITKVEIEKWAATLIKEGLSASSRRNQQVMLRTVLKSVVGTMVDDTPVFPSLPKVGRTAVEAPDPEDVRKLLGEGDDPTQPDLVNAQRRAGRLAFALAAYAGLRAGEVRALRRRDVDLKRGIITVRLARTYGKEAPPKSGHEREIPITGPLMTLLKPRLKAMPDNPMAYVSMSVGRDGKDQVWGDYGFRQALLRACRRLRITCDKYHGLRHYFATSLFASGKVDARTVQGLLGHSSLEVTQRYAHHSLDRARAAVEAVWG; encoded by the coding sequence ATGGCCGTCGTACGACGCATGATCAAAGGTCAGAAGTATTGGGTGATCGATCGGAGGTTCACCTCTCCGACGAACGAGGAGCGGTACCGGCGAGTCGCCAAGGTGCAGAACCGCTCAGCTGCCGAAGCCGAGGAGCGTGCACTCATCGAGGTGTGGCAGCAGTACGGAACGCTGAAGCCAGAGGTCCCAACCAAGACCCCTAAGAAGAAGGTGAAGGGCAAGACTTGGGACGACGCCGTGAAGCACTACCGGGATGTCATCCTCGTGACCAAGAAGCCGTCGACGCAGTGGAGCTACAACCAGGTTCTTGAGAGCAGCCACATGGCTCACTGGTTGGGCTGGCCCTTGGATGAGATCACCAAGGTCGAGATCGAGAAGTGGGCCGCGACCCTGATCAAGGAAGGCCTCTCAGCGTCCTCACGACGCAACCAACAGGTGATGCTCCGAACCGTGCTGAAGTCCGTCGTGGGCACGATGGTGGACGACACGCCCGTGTTCCCGTCACTGCCCAAGGTTGGGCGTACCGCAGTCGAAGCACCGGACCCTGAAGACGTGAGGAAGCTTTTGGGGGAGGGGGACGACCCAACTCAGCCCGACCTCGTGAACGCCCAACGTCGAGCTGGAAGACTTGCGTTCGCACTTGCGGCCTACGCTGGGCTCCGAGCTGGTGAAGTCCGTGCTCTTCGTCGTCGTGATGTGGACCTCAAGAGAGGGATCATCACGGTCCGCTTGGCTCGGACCTACGGGAAGGAAGCACCGCCCAAGAGTGGTCACGAACGTGAGATCCCCATCACGGGTCCGCTGATGACGCTCCTCAAGCCTCGGCTCAAAGCAATGCCTGACAACCCCATGGCCTACGTGTCGATGTCCGTCGGACGCGATGGGAAGGATCAGGTGTGGGGTGACTATGGATTCCGTCAGGCTCTGCTGCGTGCGTGTCGGCGGCTGCGGATCACCTGCGACAAGTACCACGGCCTCCGGCACTACTTTGCGACCAGCCTCTTTGCGAGCGGCAAGGTCGACGCCAGGACTGTGCAGGGCCTCTTGGGTCACAGCTCGCTAGAAGTAACGCAGCGCTACGCACATCACAGCCTCGACAGGGCACGGGCTGCCGTGGAGGCCGTGTGGGGGTGA
- a CDS encoding DUF935 family protein produces MASLWQRTLSALGFGDTRRGTGPSAKTIKEVRDRRGGNIAPLPQVQLQYLQRDLVSAQYAAAQGIIGPAAKIMAYARQDGLFSGLLQTRTSGLVRLPKRFYGDSDITQELAARTGTESLFDWMCPPSELAALVADGDLLGVGVAEIRDVPGFEFPRLYRLDPQFLRYRFETNQWFFQSVVNEIEIRPGEGKFVIHLPYGLTNPWAQGLWAACGRAVIMRDHAELRRMSYSAKHSLPARIATAPLGTDEPTRQDWLDDLEWSENAVLEVPQGFDVKLLESNGRGYEIYQVEVDNGAHHLMIALAGQVVSTEGGKGFSTTDLHRSIRADIIQASASALAGTLNTQFLPLVSVMLKGEEVLRDRSYAQVEYDTRQPKDMASQASTLVAVGTAITTLSEGLAKFGEQPDVRRLMTDFDIPLLPKKVVEPLDIEIDTSDFDDPKSEGVDVDQLAKVIDLAERVGLQPTKQSISAVAGKLGVTTEDLPVTSAKVAKLDLAPTDLAKVVRTNEARQSQGLPPIEDPKGEKFISELGQPEAEDPLVGIGDQE; encoded by the coding sequence ATGGCATCGCTGTGGCAGAGGACGTTGAGCGCTCTTGGGTTCGGGGACACCCGACGGGGCACAGGTCCGTCCGCCAAGACCATCAAAGAGGTTCGTGATCGACGTGGTGGCAACATCGCCCCTCTCCCTCAGGTCCAGCTCCAGTACCTCCAGCGTGACCTCGTATCGGCTCAGTACGCAGCGGCCCAGGGGATCATCGGCCCGGCTGCGAAGATCATGGCCTACGCCCGCCAGGACGGGCTCTTCTCTGGTCTGCTGCAGACCCGGACCTCGGGATTGGTCCGGTTGCCCAAGCGGTTCTACGGCGACTCGGACATCACCCAAGAGTTGGCTGCACGGACGGGGACCGAGAGCCTGTTCGACTGGATGTGCCCGCCTAGTGAGCTGGCTGCACTCGTCGCTGACGGAGACCTTCTAGGTGTTGGGGTCGCCGAGATCAGAGACGTTCCGGGCTTCGAGTTCCCGAGACTCTACAGGCTCGACCCTCAGTTTCTTAGGTACCGGTTTGAGACGAACCAGTGGTTCTTCCAGAGCGTTGTGAATGAGATCGAGATCCGCCCTGGTGAGGGGAAATTCGTAATTCATTTACCATACGGATTGACCAACCCTTGGGCCCAAGGCCTGTGGGCTGCCTGTGGCCGGGCCGTCATCATGAGGGACCACGCCGAACTACGGCGGATGTCCTACAGCGCCAAGCACAGCTTGCCGGCTCGTATCGCAACCGCACCACTAGGCACGGACGAGCCCACACGACAGGACTGGCTAGACGACCTCGAGTGGAGTGAGAACGCTGTCTTGGAGGTCCCGCAGGGCTTCGACGTGAAGCTCCTGGAGAGCAACGGGCGTGGCTACGAGATCTATCAGGTCGAGGTCGACAACGGTGCCCACCACCTAATGATCGCCCTGGCGGGTCAGGTCGTTAGCACCGAAGGCGGCAAGGGATTTTCCACGACGGATTTGCACCGGAGCATCCGGGCGGACATCATCCAGGCGAGTGCTTCGGCTCTAGCAGGGACGCTCAACACGCAGTTCCTCCCCTTGGTCAGCGTGATGCTCAAGGGCGAGGAGGTCCTCAGGGATCGGTCCTACGCTCAGGTCGAGTACGACACACGGCAGCCGAAGGACATGGCCAGTCAGGCCAGCACCCTCGTTGCTGTTGGTACTGCCATCACCACGCTGTCTGAGGGCCTAGCCAAGTTCGGCGAGCAGCCTGACGTCCGGCGGCTCATGACCGACTTCGACATTCCCCTTCTACCCAAGAAGGTTGTTGAACCCCTCGACATTGAGATCGACACCAGCGACTTCGACGACCCCAAGAGCGAAGGCGTTGATGTTGATCAGCTGGCCAAGGTGATCGATCTGGCAGAGCGGGTTGGCTTGCAACCTACGAAGCAATCCATCTCAGCTGTCGCTGGCAAATTGGGGGTCACCACTGAGGACCTGCCTGTCACGAGTGCCAAGGTCGCCAAGCTCGACTTGGCACCGACCGACCTCGCAAAGGTGGTCAGGACCAACGAGGCCCGACAGTCGCAGGGCCTTCCGCCCATCGAAGATCCGAAGGGCGAGAAGTTCATCTCGGAACTCGGGCAACCCGAGGCTGAGGATCCACTTGTGGGGATCGGAGATCAGGAATGA